The window CCCTTCTCGACGAGTTCGTCGAGGTTCGGGTAGAGGCGACCGTGGTGGATGTCGCTCTCGTAATACTCCTCTAACACGTCTTTGATCGCCAGCCCGTGCGGTTCTTCCTGACTCCCCACTGCGTACAGCAGATCGCGCTGGAATGCTGTCAGGTCGTACATAGGTAATCGACCTGTAAGCTCTCGCTGTGGTTAAATCCGTTGGCCGTTCAACGACGAATATTCGGTGAGGGTTGTCGGACGTCGCGTGCCGGGCCACTCAGAGCAGTCCGAGCAGTGACAGCGACAACGCCACCTGTCCGAGGCCGGCGAGGATCATCACCCCGCCCGCGACACGCTGGATCGACCCGACGTGTCGGGACAGTCCCCGAAGCGAGTCGCTCCCCACGGCCGCCAGCAGGGTGACACCGAACAGCGGGAGCGCGACCGCCCCGGCGTAGCTCCCGAGCGCGAGGGC of the Salinirubrum litoreum genome contains:
- a CDS encoding PadR family transcriptional regulator, encoding MYDLTAFQRDLLYAVGSQEEPHGLAIKDVLEEYYESDIHHGRLYPNLDELVEKGLVEKGTIDDRTNSYTLTRRGRRELADRRSWEEQQIEIEEAVV